One Actinomycetospora corticicola genomic window, CGTGACGGCGTTCGGGCTCTACCAGATCGAGCTGCCGGCGGGCGAGGAGACGGTCCCGCACGACCACGTGGACGACCGCGCCGAGGACGCCTACGCGGTCCTGCGCGGCAGCGGCTGGCTGGTCGTCGACGGCGAGGACGTCCCGGTCGCGCCGGGACAGTTCGTCGCCGTGAGCCAGGAATCCTCCCGCTACCTCCGGGCCGGGGACGACGGGCTCGTCTTCATCGCCGTCTGCGCCTGAGTCCCTTCCC contains:
- a CDS encoding cupin, which produces MTFQIVDPSDLDVGRGPHPAASPFEKRVGEAIGVTAFGLYQIELPAGEETVPHDHVDDRAEDAYAVLRGSGWLVVDGEDVPVAPGQFVAVSQESSRYLRAGDDGLVFIAVCA